The DNA segment GCTCCCTGCCAAACTACCTGATCCGGAACACgtaaccatgacaccccactgagaggacTGAGGCAATCAGTCAGGTAGCACCAAAACttggagttctccatgctaatggaGTGTTCAGCCAATGAgagagcttcccttcctgggcgTTCCTTTCCACAAAAGGTATTAAATTCCTGGTTCACCCGGATTACATCCGCCATCAAATAAAACAGTTCGGACAAGCAAGGACCATCTCCTTTATCAAGGACGGCTATGGGGGGTTCATGGGGAGGGAGGCCTTCCTTGCAAAGAGCCCCACCTAAATCTCCCCCAAAAGGCCTTCTCTCTTCAAACCCCTCAGTACTCTTGGCACTCAGTCAGAACCAAATAGGATTCCACCCCAGTCCCAAGCTCAGCCATGCCCTTCCTGCCTGATGAATAGATACCCCAAGAGGACATGTGGACCCTGTTCCCAACTCCCAGTGGCACCCCAGTGGCATCTGAGCACACAGGAGACGGGGAACCACAGCATCTGTCTCAGACTCTGCTGTTTCTCACCAGGGACCCCTATTATGGACTGTGTTCTGTCTACCCTGAGCGGCTTGTGGGTGGTGCTCATGTACGCCAGCAGTGAGGCAGACAGGCAGCCTGACAAGGAACAAAGTGTTTCTTGGATTTACAGGACATGGATAAGGGATTGCTTACAGGAGGGTGGGTAAGCCCAAAGCAACTGATCTAATAGTCTCACCTCAACATGGACAAAGATTCCCCCTTCCCCACTTAACCTCCCATACTCTGTATACACTTGCACCTCTCCAGCCAATGAGGTTGTGTGCACTTAGGGCATGACTGCATAACAGCTAATGACCCTCActatcccttcctcctcctcttcctcctcctcctcctctttctcctcctcctcctcctcctctttctcctcctcctctttctcctcctcctctttctcctctttctcctcctcctcctcctctttctcctcctctttctcctcctctttctcctcctcctcctcctcctcctcctcctcctcctcctcctcctcctcctcctcctcctcctctcttcttcttcttcttcttcttcttcttcttcttcttcttcttcttcttcttcttcttcttcttcttcttcttcttcttcttcttcttctgagatagggtttctctgtgtacccctgggtgtcttggaactcaccgtgtagatcagactgtcctggaactcatggagatcctcctgcctctgcctcccaagtgctgggatcagcTGTCTGGCCACCACTGTCTGGCTGGTCCCTTTTGTCTACGAAGGAATCAACTGACAACAGGCTGTTCTGATGAAGATGATAATTGTATGCTGTAGGATAGCACTCTCCGACACATCCCCGTGTGTGTACTCATGTTCACACACCCACACCTCATGCCTATGTTTCTATAGCTACAATGAAAACCTCAAGCTCTTGGTTACAATTCTCTCCCAAAGCGTCTCCCAGGTTTACTTCCTTTTTATCTTGGGCTGCTGGTCTACATTGACCTCCTGCCCGCTCTCCAGGTAATGAAGAGGGCAATCGAGCACCGGGTTGCCCTAGGTCTCCCAGCAGCCCTGATTCTGGCTCCAGTCTCTGGGTagacccccttctctctccatgggGGAAACTAAGGCTCAGAGTGAGGTTATCAGCCAAAGTTTCATGTAGAGGCTCTGCCTATCCTGGTTCACTCAGTTTAGGCTCATTTCTAGGGGCTTCTATCACACCCCTAGGAGGTACCTAGCATAGGCTGGCTTTAATGTCACCATATAAGAGGCAGGTGGCTTAGGGGAGTCCCTGTTAGCATTGCACCTGGGCAGCTGGCCCAGAAGGCTGGTCACAGCCTCCCCCGCACCCACGTCTGGCATGCCCTCTGCTGGAGTCACTGAGAACTGTGGCGTAGGATCAAACCCTGCTTCGCAAATCGTTGTAGCTTACATAGGAAAGCCTCAGGGTTCCGCAAATGCAGGGATGCCCAAATTTAGCAAGGCTGCAACATCCAAAAGCAGCCCACTCTCATGCTTCCACAATAATTGGGAAATAAGCTTGGAAGCCAACGCCAGCACTAGCTGTAAGGATTATTATACATCTTCTTGGCTTTGTGGCTTCTTGAAGCCAACAATTATTTTCAGTTACGTTTTGAAAGTTCGCACTTAAAGATCTGTTCATTTCCAGAACATCCTTGATGCTGAACTAGACTGTGTCCTCTTAACACCTCTTTTTTGGGGCAAAACTTTCTCTTCGGATCCCAGGTTAGCAGCGACATTGCTACCACACCTCAGAATCTGCCATGCTGAGAACACCTTGCTCCTTTTGAATTTTGTGCCGGGATCTTTCTATGTGGTCCAGATCTCAACTCTCTTCCAGAATTACATGCATGGGCCACCACTCTCACCTTCTTacattagctactggtttggttAATCTCAGGTCTGAACCAATCAGCATTCTTGGGAGTACTAGGTCCACAGCCCCCAATTCAGTTGTGCATGCAGGCCCTAACCCCTATGGGCCCTCCATGGTTGGAATCTCCTGTATGACCTTAggacattctctctctgtctctctgtctctctgtctctgtctctctttgtctctctgtctctgtctctgtctctctctctctctgccgtTTTTGGACCCCTGCCATTTCTGTCTTGTCAGCTTTGTTTGAGAGTGGTGGGGGCATCTTGTTAGAAGGTGAGCTTGCCCTCAGCTGCCCAAGGAATCCAGATGAGTAAGTCTCTGAGGTGTGCAGAGGGCAGGGCGGGGCAGTTCTCAGCGAAACCCAGGAAGTGTCAGTGGGGACCAAGCTTGTGATGGACTAGAGTTCAGGATGAAGAGGAGACTGTAAATCCCTGACCTGCAGGACAGAGGAGCCAGAcagtggggtggatggggaggcaGGACAGTGTTCATCCCTGGCTCTGGAGTGGTATCATCTGAGGAGAGGTTGGTAGCTTTTCAGGTTGCCCTCCTCTGCATGGGTTGCCCCTCAGTTGATGCAATTCTCTACGAAGGGCTCAGCTTATCAGATGTCCGATAagcagcgcccccccccccccatgcacacacatcaggAGACCTGGGTAGATGTGGCCTGGAGGTCACAATGCAGGGTTTATCTGTAGAAGCTGCGTCTCATGGTCAGCAGAGCCCGCTGTACCAGGACACTTGGTACTGATCTCTGCCAAGATCAGCTGATTGCTATTTTGACAAGGGGCCGCATGTGATCCTCTCCAGTGGAAAGCTGAGCTCAACCCTGAGGACTTGGAGGACTTAAGACGAATGACGCTGTTACCCCTTGTGCCTTCTTGCTCCTTTTGGGATGGCTGGCAGACACCATCGTCTTCTGTCCTGTATCACTCTTGTAAAATGTTTTAGAGTGTGTCAACATGGCATGCTAGGATGACACTGAGCCAGGAGTCTTTTTGAGCCCCCTCTATATCCCAGGGACAGGATCCCCATCTGAACAGTTGGAAGAAGCACCAGTTCAGtgatgtagaacactcagctgAGAGATATCCTCAGTATGGGGTGCTCCGTCTATGGTGGAGGCCCCAAGACACAGAGCAGACCTAGTGGAGCCATATCTGCCCAGTTCTCCTGATGTGGAGGGCTGAGCCTTCCATTGGGCATTTCACCAGCTGAGGAGCAAGACACGAAGAGGGGACAAATCTGAGAAGAGGCTACCAGTCTCCTCTCAGAAGATACAGCTCCCCGGAGAGGGCTGGGGATGACCACTGTCCTGCCTGCCCATCCACCCCACTGCCTGACTCCTCTGTCCTGCAGGTGGACCCAGAGGAGTGATCTCAGAGGCCTTCCATAGCCTGAAATACCGAGACCCCATgcagggtgtgtgcatgtgtgtttggctGGTCCTCTGGTTGTGCACTCAACCTCGTGACCTGTGGGCATCAGAAGGGCGGTGGGGACATATGTTACATGGAAGCTTTTGATCTAAACCATCATTTCCTTCATGTCTGGATTGGCGGGTGCTGTGTCCCTCCTCTCATGCACTCTGGTCTGGGAACATAAAAGGGCAGAGGACAGCAGGCCGATGAGAGAGGAGCCGAGACAGCCAAGGTAACATCCTTTCTCAGAGCCCCTGGTGTCTCTATGTCACCCTGAAGCAGAGTAATCAAGCTTGTGACCTTTGTAACCTGGTGCACCAAGACCCCAGACTCCTGAGATGAACCTACCCTCCATCTCACGGGCCCTGGTTCCATTCTGGACTTGATAATCTGCCCACCCCAGTCCAGCCCTGTCTCCCAGCTGGACTCAGACCGTACTCCTCACTGCTTTCAGATGctgaagctgctgctgctgctggcactgtCCCCCCTGGCTAGTCTGGTGCACGCGGCCCCTTGTGAGTTGTCTTgatccctccccatctctctccctgaCCGTCACAGGCCACAGGAATGGGGGAGTTTGGAGAATCCATAGGATAGCTCCAACTCGGAAGGGCAAGCCAGGACACTGAGGTTGCTTCTTGTCTTTCTCCAGGCCCAGTCAAGCAGCGAGTGGGCATTGTGGGAGGACGAGAGGCTTCTGAAAGTAAGTGGCCCTGGCAGGTGAGCCTGAGATTTAAATTCAGCTTCTGGATGCATTTCTGTGGCGGCTCCCTCATTCACCCACAGTGGGTGCTCACTGCGGCACACTGTGTGGGACTGTAAGTTCCCCCACCCGGGCTTGGCATGGTGGGATGGGGGTCAAGATTATTCCCACAGCCCCCAGTGTTCCTGAGGATGTTCACATCCAAGCTGGAGCCTTCCAAAGCAGGATTTTACTCCTCTAGGCACATCAAAAGCCCAGAGCTCTTCCGTGTACAGCTTCGTGAGCAGTATCTATACTATGCGGACCAGCTACTGACTGTGAACCGGACCGTTGTGCACCCCCACTACTACACAGTCGAGGATGGGGCAGACATTGCCCTGCTGGAGCTTGAGAACCCTGTGAATGTCTCCACCCATATCCACCCCATATCCCTGCCCCCTGCCTCGGAGACCTTCCCCTCGGGGACTTCTTGCTGGGTAACAGGCTGGGGCGACATTGATAGTGACGGTATGTGGCACGGATTGCTGCCTGTTAGGCAGGGACTGGTCCATCCAACCCCAACACTGGAGGGTGGGTAGAGATCCCAGTGGCTGGCCAGGGATGATTACTAATGAGCTTCCCTCAAAGGCTGTGCTTCTCTCACCCCAGAGCCTCTCCTGCCACCTTATCCTCTGAAGCAAGTGAAGGTCCCCATTGTGGAAAACAGCCTGTGTGATCGGA comes from the Rattus norvegicus strain BN/NHsdMcwi chromosome 10, GRCr8, whole genome shotgun sequence genome and includes:
- the Tpsb2 gene encoding tryptase beta-2 precursor (The RefSeq protein has 1 substitution compared to this genomic sequence) yields the protein MLKLLLLLALSPLASLVHAAPCPVKQRVGIVGGREASESKWPWQVSLRFKFSFWMHFCGGSLIHPQWVLTAAHCVGLHIKSPELFRVQLREQYLYYADQLLTVNRTVVHPHYYTVEDGADIALLELENPVNVSTHIHPTSLPPASETFPSGTSCWVTGWGDIDSDEPLLPPYPLKQVKVPIVENSLCDRKYHTGLYTGDDVPIVQDGMLCAGNTRSDSCQGDSGGPLVCKVKGTWLQAGVVSWGEGCAEANRPGIYTRVTYYLDWIHRYVPQRS